A genomic window from Phycisphaerae bacterium includes:
- a CDS encoding RHS repeat-associated core domain-containing protein, whose product SSRSGTSWIVQPGYPQRFVYDEWNVVLVLNDSGDSTRKYTWGLDLSGTIHGAGGIGGLLACEEPQAVGDPKRYWFMYDANGNVGQVLDATDTGNISIAARYEYDPYGNPIPIPQPPGPGPYADLNPIRFSTKWFDFETGLGYWGYRYYSPRLGRWISRDPIGEKGGLSLYAFVLNRPACRVDPLGESCKVYFKCSLAKSTPRGKCDMDCDYSCTETKRENVGGGMVTCDELPSPVTYTLSTGGEGGILCHLTEGLCGARESCASTKQHSQLYLHIDDPSRDCSRAACRNGCDSAYDTADVACDKLKGPLKSACKAAAKAARTTCYEGCNAWCKQP is encoded by the coding sequence ATTCGTCGCGGTCCGGCACTTCCTGGATCGTCCAGCCCGGCTACCCGCAGCGGTTTGTCTACGACGAGTGGAATGTCGTCCTGGTCCTCAACGACAGCGGTGACTCGACCCGCAAGTACACATGGGGGCTGGACCTGTCCGGCACGATCCACGGCGCCGGCGGCATTGGCGGGCTGCTGGCCTGCGAGGAGCCCCAGGCCGTGGGCGACCCCAAGCGATACTGGTTCATGTACGACGCCAACGGCAACGTAGGCCAGGTCCTCGACGCCACGGACACCGGCAACATCTCCATCGCCGCCCGGTATGAGTATGATCCGTATGGCAATCCAATCCCCATCCCCCAGCCCCCAGGCCCTGGTCCGTACGCGGACCTCAACCCCATCCGGTTTTCGACGAAATGGTTCGACTTCGAAACCGGCCTGGGCTACTGGGGCTACCGCTACTACTCCCCACGGCTCGGCCGATGGATCAGCAGGGATCCGATTGGAGAGAAAGGTGGCCTCTCTCTCTATGCCTTCGTGCTGAATCGACCCGCCTGTCGTGTAGATCCTCTCGGAGAGTCATGCAAGGTGTACTTCAAATGCTCGCTCGCAAAATCGACGCCGCGAGGCAAGTGCGACATGGATTGCGATTACTCCTGCACAGAAACCAAGCGAGAAAATGTGGGAGGCGGAATGGTGACGTGCGATGAGTTGCCGAGTCCCGTGACGTATACTCTCAGTACGGGTGGGGAGGGTGGCATTTTGTGTCATCTCACTGAAGGTCTGTGTGGAGCGAGAGAGTCTTGCGCCTCGACTAAGCAGCACTCACAGCTGTATCTCCACATAGACGACCCCTCGCGGGATTGTAGTCGCGCCGCCTGCCGAAACGGATGCGACAGCGCCTACGACACTGCCGACGTAGCTTGCGACAAACTCAAGGGGCCCCTGAAAAGCGCATGCAAGGCTGCTGCAAAGGCGGCACGAACAACCTGTTATGAAGGCTGCAACGCTTGGTGCAAACAGCCTTGA